The following proteins are co-located in the Sandaracinaceae bacterium genome:
- the ligA gene encoding NAD-dependent DNA ligase LigA → MMQGELGFSASDAGDALAELDALRAQIAHHEALYRKGAPEIPDSVFDELFDRYQELADSLGVAADERIDRSPGVDHTDGFETVAHHVPMLSLEKLTPNRRDAEGVPVPYEVQLDAWFQRRLKDLELPPGSELPLFVEPKIDGISVSLLYESGRLTRAVTRGDGQKGDVITAQVLEARAVPARLVGVGGGELEVRGELYWPRDAFDAHNARLAAAGEKIIANPRNGCAGMMKRKDPSGLGEVGIRAFLYQIPWSEGVSLPGRQSEILGWLAEAGAEVYADEVFLAPDAAAAYAYCASYHERRDQLPFDIDGMVIKVDELSHYPALGSTGHHPHWGIAYKFPPERRATRLRAISVQVGKSGKLTPVAELDPVPLAGTTVSRASLHNFPELARKDVRVGDQVYVEKAGDIIPQVVAVDHDKRPEGTEPFVAPEACPTCGSAVVCEEIFIYCPNPACPDQVLERLKHFAGRQAMDIEGMGEALIVQVIDKVGVRRPDDLFRLTVSQLAGLERMGEKSAANVIAALEGAKARGLPRVLVGLAIRHVGVSMAEELTKHWRDADALLDFAARYVAGDPEAVAFVAPEKSSERGAVEGLGRKSADSIFAELDAPAVRAVFEGLAAAGVSLAAPETTTREVEGVAGKSFVLTGTLPTLKRSEAGARIKEAGGKVVGSVSAKTDYVVAGEEAGSKLEKAQKLGVTVLDEAALLAMLDG, encoded by the coding sequence GTGATGCAAGGTGAGCTGGGGTTTTCAGCGAGCGACGCAGGGGACGCGCTCGCGGAGCTAGACGCTCTGCGCGCGCAGATCGCGCATCATGAGGCGCTGTACCGCAAGGGCGCGCCTGAGATTCCGGACAGCGTCTTCGACGAGCTCTTCGACCGCTATCAAGAGCTGGCGGACTCGCTGGGTGTCGCGGCCGACGAGCGCATCGACCGCAGCCCAGGAGTGGACCACACCGACGGGTTCGAGACGGTCGCGCACCATGTCCCGATGTTGTCGCTCGAGAAGCTCACGCCCAACCGGCGCGACGCGGAAGGTGTGCCCGTGCCCTACGAGGTGCAGCTCGACGCGTGGTTCCAGCGGCGCCTGAAGGACCTGGAGCTGCCACCGGGGAGCGAGCTGCCGTTGTTCGTCGAGCCCAAGATCGATGGCATCAGCGTGTCGCTGCTCTACGAGAGCGGGCGGCTCACCCGGGCGGTCACGCGCGGCGACGGACAGAAGGGCGACGTCATCACGGCGCAGGTGCTGGAGGCGCGCGCCGTCCCGGCGCGCTTGGTGGGAGTCGGCGGCGGCGAGCTCGAGGTGCGTGGCGAGCTGTACTGGCCGCGCGACGCGTTCGACGCTCACAACGCGCGCTTGGCAGCTGCGGGCGAGAAGATCATCGCCAACCCGCGCAATGGCTGCGCCGGCATGATGAAGCGCAAGGATCCGAGCGGGCTGGGCGAGGTCGGCATCCGCGCCTTCCTCTATCAGATCCCGTGGAGCGAGGGCGTCTCGCTGCCCGGGCGCCAGAGCGAGATCCTCGGATGGCTCGCCGAAGCCGGCGCCGAGGTCTACGCCGACGAGGTGTTCCTCGCGCCCGACGCGGCCGCTGCGTACGCCTACTGCGCGAGCTACCACGAGCGCCGCGACCAGCTGCCCTTCGACATCGATGGGATGGTCATCAAAGTGGACGAGCTCTCGCACTACCCCGCGCTGGGCTCCACGGGCCACCATCCGCACTGGGGCATCGCCTACAAGTTCCCGCCCGAGCGGCGCGCCACGCGGCTGCGCGCCATCAGCGTCCAAGTGGGGAAGAGCGGCAAGCTCACACCCGTGGCGGAGCTCGATCCTGTTCCGCTCGCGGGCACCACGGTCAGTCGGGCGTCGTTGCACAACTTCCCCGAGCTCGCGCGCAAGGACGTGCGCGTCGGCGACCAGGTGTACGTCGAGAAAGCGGGCGACATCATCCCGCAGGTCGTGGCCGTGGATCACGACAAGCGCCCCGAGGGGACCGAGCCCTTCGTCGCGCCCGAGGCCTGCCCCACGTGTGGCAGCGCGGTGGTGTGCGAGGAGATCTTCATCTACTGCCCGAACCCCGCGTGCCCGGACCAGGTGCTCGAGCGCTTGAAGCACTTCGCGGGGCGTCAGGCGATGGACATCGAGGGCATGGGCGAGGCGCTCATCGTGCAGGTCATCGACAAGGTGGGGGTGCGGCGCCCAGACGACCTCTTCCGATTGACGGTGTCCCAGCTCGCGGGCCTCGAGCGCATGGGCGAGAAGAGCGCGGCCAACGTCATCGCCGCGCTCGAGGGCGCCAAGGCGCGCGGCCTGCCGCGGGTGCTCGTCGGGCTCGCCATCCGGCACGTCGGCGTGTCCATGGCAGAGGAGCTCACCAAGCACTGGCGCGATGCAGACGCGCTGCTGGACTTCGCTGCGCGCTACGTGGCGGGCGACCCCGAGGCCGTGGCCTTCGTCGCCCCCGAGAAGTCGAGTGAGCGCGGCGCCGTCGAGGGGCTCGGGCGCAAGTCCGCGGACAGCATCTTCGCGGAGCTCGACGCCCCGGCCGTGCGGGCCGTGTTCGAGGGCCTCGCGGCGGCGGGTGTGAGCCTCGCCGCGCCGGAGACCACCACGCGCGAGGTCGAGGGGGTGGCCGGCAAGTCCTTCGTGCTGACCGGCACGCTGCCCACGTTGAAGCGCTCGGAGGCTGGCGCGCGCATCAAGGAGGCCGGCGGCAAGGTGGTCGGTTCGGTGTCCGCCAAGACCGACTACGTGGTGGCCGGGGAGGAGGCCGGCAGCAAGCTCGAGAAGGCGCAGAAGCTGGGCGTGACCGTCCTCGACGAAGCGGCGCTGCTGGCGATGCTCGACGGGTAG
- the corA gene encoding magnesium/cobalt transporter CorA codes for MHVAIYATKVGSEKLLRPGLDELAAYLADEEAHVWVDIEGSTDEQMVMMRDVLHIHPLLIEDAFKAQDTPKLEAHDDYIYFIILGPEEPDPVPDEITLRDLDLFVSERFVVTHHEGNVPAIPFVRQMVERNPALLRQGPAVIAHRAVDHMVDRFMVRMNALGERIDGLEIAALRADSASVLETVLDAKHDVLHLGRLVRHQKEVLRQLATGPVPFIPGEVRPFYRDIYDHFVGIADQAEAYRDAISGSLDAYLSMQSHRLNDVMKALTMMSTIMLPLTFITGLYGMNFEFMPGLHHKYGYQVAWFVMIGTASAIFLFFKRRNWW; via the coding sequence GTGCACGTCGCCATCTACGCCACCAAGGTGGGTTCCGAGAAGCTCCTGCGGCCCGGTCTGGACGAGCTGGCCGCGTACCTGGCCGACGAGGAGGCCCACGTGTGGGTCGACATCGAAGGCTCCACCGACGAGCAGATGGTCATGATGCGGGACGTCCTGCACATCCACCCGCTGCTCATCGAGGACGCCTTCAAGGCGCAGGACACGCCCAAGCTCGAGGCGCACGACGACTACATCTACTTCATCATCCTCGGGCCCGAGGAGCCGGATCCGGTGCCCGACGAGATCACGCTGCGCGACCTGGACCTGTTCGTGTCCGAGCGCTTCGTGGTGACGCACCACGAGGGCAACGTCCCTGCCATCCCGTTCGTGCGCCAGATGGTGGAACGCAACCCCGCGCTCCTGCGCCAGGGACCGGCGGTCATCGCGCACCGCGCCGTGGACCACATGGTGGACCGCTTCATGGTGCGCATGAACGCGCTGGGTGAGCGCATCGACGGCCTCGAGATCGCGGCGCTCCGAGCCGACTCGGCGTCGGTGCTCGAGACCGTGCTCGACGCCAAGCACGACGTGCTGCACCTCGGGCGTCTGGTGCGGCACCAAAAAGAGGTGCTTCGTCAGCTGGCGACCGGGCCCGTGCCGTTCATCCCCGGCGAGGTGCGCCCCTTCTACCGCGACATCTACGACCACTTCGTGGGCATCGCGGACCAGGCGGAGGCCTATCGTGACGCCATCAGCGGGTCGCTCGACGCGTACCTCAGCATGCAGTCGCACCGACTGAACGACGTCATGAAGGCGCTCACCATGATGTCCACCATCATGCTGCCGCTGACCTTCATCACGGGCCTCTACGGGATGAACTTCGAGTTCATGCCGGGGCTGCACCACAAGTACGGCTACCAGGTGGCGTGGTTCGTGATGATCGGCACGGCCAGCGCGATCTTCTTGTTCTTCAAGCGTAGGAATTGGTGGTGA
- a CDS encoding SRPBCC domain-containing protein, whose protein sequence is MPQTPEETIVRSVTDIDAPAELVFSLITDLPRYRDWNPFTPVAVSTLELGAPIDMKVRLFPYYTKAQREFVTELSAERRRVAWGMHMGRPEWGRGHRTQEVVALGEGRCRYVCEDNIGGLLRPVIIRFFGGAMQRGFDDVGRALKAEAERRVAAAR, encoded by the coding sequence ATGCCCCAGACCCCCGAAGAGACCATCGTCCGCAGCGTGACGGACATCGACGCGCCCGCCGAGCTCGTCTTCTCCCTGATCACCGACCTGCCCCGCTACCGCGACTGGAACCCGTTCACACCGGTGGCCGTCTCGACCCTCGAGCTCGGTGCCCCCATCGACATGAAGGTGCGCCTGTTTCCGTACTACACCAAGGCGCAGCGCGAGTTCGTGACCGAGCTGAGCGCGGAGCGGCGCCGCGTCGCGTGGGGCATGCACATGGGCCGCCCCGAGTGGGGCCGCGGGCACCGCACCCAGGAGGTCGTCGCGCTCGGCGAGGGCCGCTGCCGCTACGTGTGCGAAGACAACATCGGTGGGCTCCTGCGGCCGGTGATCATCCGGTTCTTCGGGGGCGCGATGCAGCGCGGCTTCGACGACGTGGGCCGCGCGCTGAAGGCGGAGGCCGAGCGCCGGGTCGCCGCGGCCCGCTGA